One window from the genome of Veillonellaceae bacterium encodes:
- a CDS encoding methylglyoxal synthase encodes MRTIALIAHDRKKQEMLTFVQNHLDILSLHNLIATATTGRIINENTPLNVTPYLSGPLGGDLQIGARIAAQEVDIVIFLRDPLTSQPHEPDITALLRVCDVHNIPVATNESGAHMLLSALSAG; translated from the coding sequence ATGAGAACAATTGCTCTTATTGCGCATGATCGTAAGAAACAAGAGATGCTGACTTTTGTTCAAAACCATCTTGATATTCTAAGTCTGCATAATCTTATTGCTACCGCAACTACCGGCCGCATTATTAATGAGAATACTCCGCTTAATGTTACTCCCTATTTATCAGGTCCACTCGGCGGCGACCTGCAGATTGGCGCCCGGATTGCCGCTCAAGAGGTTGATATCGTTATTTTCTTACGAGATCCACTGACGTCGCAGCCTCATGAACCCGATATTACTGCACTGCTGCGTGTCTGTGATGTTCACAACATTCCTGTTGCCACTAACGAAAGCGGTGCCCATATGCTGCTTTCAGCATTGAGCGCCGGGTAG